The Roseomonas gilardii nucleotide sequence TGGAGCATTCGCTGCGGATACTGTGTCCACGGCCCAGCCTTGCCCCATAGGCCCGCCTTCTTCGCGTCGTCCACCGAGAAGGTCCGGCGCTGGGGCTCCTCGCCGCGGCGAGTGACCTCGCACCAGCCGGTACGGGCGTCGCCTTCGCCGTCCACGCCCTCGCGGACGCTGACGCAAGCCGGGTGACCACGCACCAGGGCCAGGGCAGCGTCGCCCCAGATCGTCGGGCGACCGTTCACAACGGCAATTCCCTGGAGCGCCTGGAGCGCGCCGAGACCGATCTCCGATCCCCAGACGATGGCGACCATGATGTTGCTGGGGTTCCGCTGGAAGTCTTTCGGGACCAGCGTACTGGCCGCGAGCATCTCCGCGAGCTGCATAGCTTCGGCCATGGTGCCTGGCGTCAGGCTCAGGCTGCTGTTGCGGGTGGTGGTCAGGGCGTTCATGCCTTCACGGGCTCCTTGACCCGCACGGAAAGCACCGCGCGGCTGTTGTTCAGACTGGCGCCGCTGACGGCACCCTTGGCGAGCGCCGCTGCGATGGCGCGCTTGTCGGGCTCGCGCTTGATCCGGCACATCTCGTCCGGCAGCGCGTCCGGGTCGGTGACGACCACGCTGGGGCGGCCCTCGCGCAGCTCCGCGATGTGGTGGCCGCTGACGACCGCCGGGCATCCCGTCTCGGACAGAGCTTCCTCCAGCGCTGCCCGCAGCGTGTCCCGCATGGTCTCGGCATCGCGGCGGGCCGTGACGGCGGCCTGCTCCGCGCTCTTGCACAGCGCCACGTCATCATCGGCCGCGACCACCGCGGACAGCATGCGGCTCATCGCGGCATCCATGTCCGGCGTGCCCTGTAGGTCGTCCAGGGTGGCGAACAGCGCGTCCGAAGTCTGGTGCCGAAGCAGGACCGTGGATGCCACGTCCCGCAGCCGCTCCCGGATCGTGTCGGAGAAGCGGCTCACAGCACCCACACCTGGACCAAACCCCAGATCAGCAGGGCCCACATCAGCAGCCCGGCGGGGATCGCGTGCGCCAGGCCGCGCCAGACGTTGCCGGGAGGAACGCTGTTCGTCGCGGCGTAGGCGGTGGCCTGCTGCCAGCAGGTCGGGCGGATGATTTGCGCGCTCATCAGTGCATGCTCCTGAGCTTCTTGTTGATCTCGGCTTCGGCGGCCCGGATGCGCTGCTGGGCAGCGGCGCGCGAGCGAGGGTCATTGGAGTGACGCAGCAGGAACTCGTTCGCGAGGATGCGATCCTGGAGTGCGTCGATGCTTGGGCTGTCGTCGGTTTCGCTGTCTCCGGTCATGTCGGATCAGCCCTCCGCTCGACCGCCCGCTGGTAGCCGACGTCCACGCGCGCGGCCCATGCTGCGTCCGGGTCCGCTTCGGTCAGTGCCTCGATCTCGTCCTGGCCCTGCTGCAGCTGCACTGCGAGGCCCGGCAGCTTGGCGAAGTACAGGTG carries:
- a CDS encoding recombinase RecT produces the protein MNALTTTRNSSLSLTPGTMAEAMQLAEMLAASTLVPKDFQRNPSNIMVAIVWGSEIGLGALQALQGIAVVNGRPTIWGDAALALVRGHPACVSVREGVDGEGDARTGWCEVTRRGEEPQRRTFSVDDAKKAGLWGKAGPWTQYPQRMLQLRARGFALRDVFPDALRGVITTEEARDTPAEPRDVPASVVDRAPQPSRPTQAGGLLEHVQQQREPSLPIVAPDGAVKAVRQSSWLKAVERALTALDTYERVEQWSTAMREHQAAAPAEMWEQMMSAVVDRADALAAVESTGGTTHD
- a CDS encoding siphovirus Gp157 family protein, translated to MSRFSDTIRERLRDVASTVLLRHQTSDALFATLDDLQGTPDMDAAMSRMLSAVVAADDDVALCKSAEQAAVTARRDAETMRDTLRAALEEALSETGCPAVVSGHHIAELREGRPSVVVTDPDALPDEMCRIKREPDKRAIAAALAKGAVSGASLNNSRAVLSVRVKEPVKA